The proteins below are encoded in one region of Arthrobacter sp. CJ23:
- a CDS encoding cysteine desulfurase family protein has product MPVYLDHAATTPISAEALAALTRELARTGNPSSLHGSGRRARRAVEDARETLAAAAGAHPSEVIFTSGGTEADNLAVKGLYWARHDENPGRTRILCSAVEHHAVQDTVEWLERHEGAEAVWLPVDSDGVVRLDAVKEAIERDPGSVAFVTVMWANNEVGTIQPIAAIVDLARAHGIPVHSDAVQAFGSVPVDFRASGLAAMSVSGHKIGGPVGVGALFLGRAVRLTPVQHGGGQERDVRSGTLDTASIAAFAAAAGAAAEHLAGERARISALRDRLIDGVRESIPEAVLRGAPGDGRLPGNAHFTFPGCEGDSLLFLLDLAGVESSTGSACTAGVPRPSHVLLAMGLGEDTARGAQRFSLGHTSTDADVDALLKALPEAYARARQAGMAGHESSIQTAATVARQGGSAPA; this is encoded by the coding sequence GTGCCTGTTTACCTCGACCATGCCGCCACCACACCAATTTCCGCCGAAGCGCTGGCTGCGCTGACCCGCGAACTGGCGCGCACGGGCAACCCTTCCTCGCTGCACGGCTCCGGCCGCCGGGCCCGCCGCGCCGTGGAGGACGCCCGCGAGACGCTCGCTGCGGCCGCAGGCGCACACCCCTCCGAAGTCATTTTCACGTCCGGCGGCACCGAGGCGGACAACCTGGCCGTCAAAGGGCTCTATTGGGCCCGCCACGACGAAAACCCCGGGCGAACGCGCATCCTCTGCTCCGCCGTCGAGCATCACGCGGTGCAGGACACCGTGGAATGGCTTGAGCGGCACGAGGGTGCCGAAGCCGTGTGGCTCCCGGTCGATTCCGACGGCGTGGTCCGCCTGGATGCCGTCAAGGAGGCGATTGAGCGCGACCCCGGGTCGGTGGCATTCGTGACCGTCATGTGGGCCAACAACGAGGTCGGCACCATCCAGCCGATTGCCGCGATCGTGGACCTGGCCCGCGCCCACGGCATCCCCGTGCATTCCGACGCCGTCCAGGCCTTCGGCTCGGTCCCCGTGGACTTCCGGGCTTCGGGCCTGGCCGCGATGTCCGTCTCGGGGCACAAGATCGGCGGCCCGGTGGGCGTCGGCGCTTTGTTCCTGGGCCGCGCCGTCAGGCTCACGCCTGTCCAGCACGGCGGCGGGCAGGAGCGCGACGTCCGCTCCGGGACCCTGGACACCGCGTCGATCGCCGCCTTTGCTGCCGCAGCAGGGGCCGCGGCCGAACACCTGGCGGGGGAGCGGGCCCGGATCAGTGCCCTGCGGGACAGGCTCATCGACGGCGTCCGCGAGTCCATTCCCGAGGCCGTGCTGCGCGGCGCCCCCGGCGACGGCCGGCTGCCCGGCAACGCCCACTTCACCTTCCCGGGCTGCGAAGGCGACTCCCTGCTTTTCCTGCTGGACCTGGCCGGCGTCGAGTCCTCCACAGGCTCTGCGTGCACCGCCGGCGTGCCCCGGCCCTCGCACGTGCTTCTGGCCATGGGCCTGGGTGAGGATACGGCCCGCGGCGCCCAGCGTTTCAGCCTGGGGCACACCTCCACGGACGCCGACGTGGACGCCCTGCTCAAGGCCCTGCCCGAAGCCTACGCGCGGGCCCGGCAGGCCGGCATGGCCGGGCATGAATCAAGCATCCAGACCGCAGCTACGGTAGCCCGGCAGGGCGGATCTGCCCCCGCCTAG
- a CDS encoding metalloregulator ArsR/SmtB family transcription factor, whose product MTALPWLRRISAVASLDDGNRRGLYEYVCNARDAVGRDEAAQFIGAPRSTASFHLDRLVRDGLLEVEFRKSPDKSGPGSGRPAKFYRPAVAEVGASVPERQYDLAGELMAAAIARSISEGGPVREALVETAYERGKASGGGDFLAVLADHGYVPTPDGDGGYRLLNCPFHRLAKGHSEVVCAMNGAFLSGTAAACGLPEESVEADSGPGHCCARITSLDS is encoded by the coding sequence ATGACAGCTCTTCCGTGGCTTCGCCGGATCTCCGCAGTGGCTTCCCTCGATGACGGGAACCGGCGCGGGCTGTATGAATACGTGTGCAATGCCCGGGATGCGGTGGGCCGCGACGAGGCAGCTCAGTTCATCGGGGCGCCGCGCAGCACGGCGTCCTTCCACCTGGACCGCCTGGTCCGTGACGGCCTGCTGGAAGTCGAGTTCCGCAAGTCGCCGGACAAGTCAGGACCCGGTTCCGGGCGCCCGGCCAAGTTCTACCGTCCGGCCGTGGCTGAAGTGGGGGCCTCCGTTCCCGAACGCCAGTACGACCTTGCCGGCGAGCTCATGGCCGCCGCGATCGCCCGGTCCATCAGCGAAGGCGGGCCCGTCCGCGAGGCGCTCGTGGAGACGGCCTACGAACGAGGGAAGGCCAGCGGCGGCGGTGACTTCCTGGCCGTCCTGGCGGACCACGGCTATGTACCGACCCCCGACGGCGATGGCGGGTACCGCCTGCTCAACTGCCCCTTCCACCGCCTCGCCAAGGGTCACTCCGAGGTGGTCTGCGCGATGAACGGCGCTTTCCTGAGCGGAACAGCGGCAGCCTGTGGGCTGCCGGAGGAAAGTGTCGAAGCCGATTCCGGCCCCGGTCACTGCTGCGCCCGGATCACCTCACTGGACAGCTGA
- a CDS encoding GntP family permease, which produces MAFATVTTAVGQAVQEWTAHDSQLLIFAALGIALIVVLIARFKLHPFLALVLGSAFVGLTSGVELAKVISNFEDGVGGVLKEVGLLIALGAMLGKLLADSGGANRVVDTLLAKASGNKVVWMITLVAVIIGLPMFFEIGLVLLLPVIVLVTQRSQMKLMRIAIPALAGLSVLHGLVPPHPGPLIAISAVKAELGTTLALGLLVAVPTVIICGPLFSRLAARWVPVDAPAVAGGIDTKHAVDLSGVKRQPSFLVTLLTIIFPVVLMLLKAVGAIIWPDAKTAPMIRIFFDFVGQPLVAMTLAVLAAMVTFGYAVGFTGSKITAKLGDSLGPIAAILLIVGAGGGFKQTLIGAGVGDAVKKWAEGANMSVLVLGFIVAVALRLATGSATVATVTAAGIVAPLATSLSPTHAALLALAIGAGSLFLSHVNDAGFWLVKELFGLTVGQTFKTWSVMETLISVVGFGFVMLLSLVI; this is translated from the coding sequence ATGGCTTTCGCAACCGTGACGACTGCCGTGGGACAAGCCGTCCAGGAATGGACCGCCCACGATTCCCAGCTCCTGATCTTCGCAGCCTTGGGCATTGCGCTGATCGTGGTGCTGATCGCGAGATTCAAGCTCCACCCTTTCCTTGCGCTGGTGCTGGGTTCGGCCTTCGTCGGCCTGACATCCGGCGTCGAACTGGCCAAGGTCATCAGCAACTTCGAAGACGGAGTGGGTGGTGTCCTCAAGGAGGTCGGCCTGCTGATCGCGCTCGGTGCCATGCTCGGCAAGCTCCTGGCCGATTCAGGCGGTGCCAACCGGGTAGTGGACACGCTGCTGGCCAAGGCCAGCGGCAACAAGGTGGTGTGGATGATCACCCTGGTGGCGGTGATCATCGGCCTGCCGATGTTCTTCGAGATCGGCCTCGTGCTGCTCCTGCCGGTCATCGTCCTGGTCACGCAGCGTTCCCAGATGAAGCTCATGCGCATCGCCATTCCGGCACTCGCGGGCCTGTCCGTGCTGCACGGGCTGGTGCCACCGCACCCCGGGCCGCTGATTGCGATCAGTGCGGTGAAAGCGGAGCTGGGAACCACCCTGGCACTGGGCCTGCTGGTGGCCGTGCCCACCGTGATCATCTGTGGTCCGTTGTTCTCCCGCCTCGCGGCCCGCTGGGTGCCGGTGGATGCGCCTGCTGTGGCCGGTGGAATCGACACCAAGCATGCCGTGGACTTGAGTGGTGTCAAACGCCAGCCGAGCTTCCTCGTTACCTTGCTGACCATCATCTTCCCGGTGGTGCTCATGCTCCTGAAGGCCGTCGGGGCCATCATCTGGCCGGACGCCAAGACCGCACCGATGATCCGGATCTTCTTCGACTTCGTGGGCCAGCCGCTGGTGGCCATGACCCTGGCCGTGCTCGCCGCCATGGTGACGTTCGGCTATGCCGTGGGCTTCACCGGCAGCAAGATCACCGCCAAGCTGGGCGACAGCCTGGGCCCCATCGCGGCGATCCTGCTCATCGTGGGCGCCGGCGGCGGTTTCAAGCAGACCCTGATCGGTGCCGGCGTTGGCGATGCCGTGAAGAAGTGGGCCGAAGGTGCCAACATGTCCGTCCTGGTGCTGGGCTTCATTGTGGCGGTGGCGCTGCGCCTGGCCACCGGTTCGGCAACAGTGGCCACGGTGACGGCGGCCGGGATCGTCGCGCCGCTGGCCACCTCGCTTAGCCCGACGCACGCCGCCCTCCTGGCCCTCGCGATCGGCGCAGGTTCGCTCTTCCTGTCCCACGTCAACGACGCCGGATTCTGGCTCGTCAAGGAACTGTTCGGACTCACCGTGGGCCAGACCTTCAAGACCTGGTCCGTCATGGAAACGCTGATTTCCGTGGTCGGATTCGGCTTCGTCATGCTGCTCTCGCTCGTCATATAG
- a CDS encoding MerR family transcriptional regulator: MKQDESTQWTIAEVAKASNVSSRTLRHYQQRGLLEPAWTGHNGYRYYGQPELLRLQRILLLRELGLGLETIGEVLDGQTDTLEALAVHRKWLLAERDRLDRMSRTVDATMSALRQGDTMSAENIFKDFDNNPYEAEARELWGDTVVDESKNRHAAMSPTQKQAFMDEAEAATTAMLECLNAGLPADDARTQAAVGLHHQWILYSWTPDKASYTGLGRMYVDDPRFKAFYDKYDERLAAYLRDAMAVYAERNLA; the protein is encoded by the coding sequence GTGAAGCAGGACGAATCCACACAGTGGACCATCGCGGAGGTGGCCAAGGCCAGCAACGTATCCTCACGGACGCTGCGGCACTACCAGCAACGAGGCCTGCTGGAACCGGCCTGGACGGGGCACAACGGCTACCGGTACTACGGGCAGCCCGAGCTCCTGAGGCTCCAGCGGATCCTCCTGCTCCGTGAACTTGGCCTTGGGCTCGAGACCATCGGCGAAGTTCTGGATGGCCAGACCGACACCCTGGAGGCACTTGCCGTGCACCGGAAGTGGCTGCTGGCCGAGCGCGACCGCCTGGACCGGATGTCCCGCACGGTCGACGCCACCATGTCAGCACTACGTCAAGGAGACACCATGTCCGCGGAGAACATCTTCAAGGATTTCGACAACAACCCCTACGAAGCCGAGGCCCGGGAACTCTGGGGCGACACGGTGGTGGACGAGTCCAAGAACCGCCACGCCGCCATGTCCCCCACGCAGAAGCAGGCCTTCATGGACGAGGCCGAGGCCGCAACCACGGCCATGCTCGAGTGCCTCAACGCCGGACTTCCGGCCGACGACGCCAGGACGCAGGCCGCCGTCGGGCTCCACCACCAGTGGATCCTCTACAGCTGGACGCCGGACAAAGCCTCGTACACGGGACTCGGCCGCATGTACGTGGACGACCCCCGGTTCAAGGCGTTCTACGACAAGTACGACGAGCGGCTGGCCGCCTACCTGCGGGACGCCATGGCGGTCTACGCCGAACGCAACCTCGCCTGA
- a CDS encoding anti-sigma factor, which produces MSEDNAGGFVRRMFAMDIPTDLAEGRLLELAEIYALDALSNAERTAIDDFVRNSPDGPAFLARVRDTRETLAVSYTAEEEPPAGLLQNILDRLPDNSAAQAAPGPRAETARLGPAPDNAAVVDAAQDSRVADFAAARNRRDERRRGSLRSWLVGVAAAAVIALGGVGVGAYVAAQNDPVNQVLQAQDVRQSTVDVTGGGTATVSISSAKDAVVVRMNGVPAPPAGKVYQMWLIPKDGSAPVSQGLMDAQALTHPAVVKGISGAAALGITVEPAGGSPSPSLPTVAAATLSS; this is translated from the coding sequence ATGTCCGAAGACAACGCAGGCGGATTCGTGCGCAGGATGTTCGCGATGGACATCCCCACAGACCTCGCCGAAGGCCGGCTCCTGGAGCTCGCCGAGATCTACGCCCTGGACGCACTGAGCAATGCAGAACGCACCGCGATTGACGACTTCGTCCGGAATTCCCCGGACGGTCCGGCCTTCTTGGCCCGTGTGCGGGACACCCGCGAGACCTTGGCCGTGAGCTACACGGCCGAGGAGGAACCTCCGGCAGGGCTGCTGCAGAACATCCTGGACCGGCTCCCGGACAACTCCGCAGCACAGGCCGCGCCCGGGCCGCGCGCCGAGACGGCGCGGCTGGGCCCGGCACCGGACAACGCGGCAGTTGTCGACGCGGCGCAGGACAGCCGCGTCGCGGACTTTGCCGCGGCACGGAACCGGCGGGACGAACGACGGCGTGGCAGCCTGCGCAGCTGGCTGGTCGGTGTGGCCGCTGCTGCAGTGATCGCCCTGGGCGGGGTCGGCGTGGGTGCCTATGTGGCCGCCCAGAACGATCCCGTGAACCAGGTCCTGCAGGCCCAGGACGTCCGGCAGTCCACTGTCGACGTCACCGGGGGCGGCACGGCCACCGTGTCCATCTCCTCGGCGAAGGATGCCGTGGTGGTCCGGATGAATGGCGTGCCGGCTCCCCCCGCTGGCAAGGTCTACCAGATGTGGCTCATCCCCAAGGACGGCTCCGCCCCTGTATCGCAGGGGCTCATGGACGCCCAGGCCCTGACCCATCCGGCAGTGGTCAAGGGCATCTCCGGCGCCGCCGCCCTGGGCATCACCGTTGAACCCGCCGGAGGCTCCCCGTCGCCCAGCCTGCCCACGGTCGCGGCCGCAACACTGTCCTCCTGA
- the sigK gene encoding ECF RNA polymerase sigma factor SigK: MDIPNNPGSRVTEASSSVADVNARLARLLKLMAQGDQAAFADFYRLTSRRVFGMARRVLIDPGLSEDTTQEVFLQVWQGAAKFNPDAGSPMAWLMTIAHRRAIDRVRSAQSATDREAKFGAANHGTEHDSVAEEAGSRLEAEAVVRCLGTLTDTQRESVRLAYYGGLSYREVAEHLGAAVPTIKSRIRDGLLRLKSCLGVG; encoded by the coding sequence ATGGACATTCCCAACAATCCTGGCTCAAGGGTCACCGAGGCATCCAGCTCCGTTGCCGATGTCAATGCCCGGCTCGCCCGGCTGCTGAAACTCATGGCGCAGGGCGACCAGGCCGCGTTCGCAGACTTCTACCGGCTGACATCGCGCCGGGTGTTCGGCATGGCCCGCCGCGTCCTGATAGACCCCGGGCTGAGCGAAGACACCACACAGGAAGTGTTCCTGCAGGTCTGGCAGGGCGCCGCAAAGTTCAACCCGGACGCCGGCAGCCCCATGGCCTGGCTCATGACCATCGCCCACCGGCGCGCGATCGACCGAGTCCGCTCCGCCCAGTCGGCCACGGACCGCGAGGCAAAGTTCGGCGCCGCGAACCACGGAACCGAACACGACTCCGTGGCGGAAGAAGCCGGCAGCCGCCTCGAAGCCGAGGCCGTGGTGCGCTGCCTCGGCACGCTGACAGACACGCAGCGGGAATCCGTCCGGCTGGCCTACTACGGCGGGCTGAGCTACAGGGAGGTTGCCGAGCATTTGGGTGCCGCAGTTCCGACCATCAAGTCCCGCATCCGCGACGGCCTCCTGCGCCTCAAGTCATGCCTGGGGGTGGGCTAG
- a CDS encoding NAD(P)/FAD-dependent oxidoreductase has protein sequence MTTEHIVIAGGGLAGATAAKTLRAEGFEGSVTVLCAEEQPPYLRPPLSKEYLLGKAGEETVPVLPRGWYQENGVGLLLGEPAASIDTARHLVTLAGGRGLEYSKLLLATGAQPRRIPLPGAELDGVMTFRTLADSKRLRGLLDGGGMRVVMVGSGWIGMELAAAARSYGNDVTLLGLEDIPLSAAIGPELGSFFRTLHEAHGVRFRLPASAAGITGKDGRATAVVTNTGESLPADVVVVAVGVVPDTTLAEAAGLELRNGVLVDASLRTSAADVFAAGDVANALHPFTGEHHRSEHWSNALNGGKVAAKAMLGQPAALDVVPYFYTDQFTASMEYSGFPTLATGITPVLRGSLEEGSFIAYWLKDGAVVAGMSVNQKRVQKHIKALISGRIPVDAGKLSDPGVPLEELLPAV, from the coding sequence ATGACCACCGAACACATCGTCATTGCGGGCGGGGGCCTCGCCGGAGCCACAGCCGCCAAGACCCTCCGCGCCGAAGGCTTCGAAGGATCCGTCACGGTGCTGTGCGCGGAGGAGCAACCACCCTACCTGCGCCCGCCGCTGTCCAAAGAGTACCTGCTGGGCAAGGCCGGCGAGGAAACCGTCCCGGTGCTCCCGCGGGGCTGGTACCAGGAGAACGGCGTCGGGCTCCTGCTGGGCGAGCCGGCAGCAAGCATCGACACGGCCCGCCATCTGGTGACGCTGGCCGGCGGAAGGGGCCTGGAGTACAGCAAGCTTCTGCTTGCCACCGGAGCCCAACCGCGCCGGATCCCGCTGCCCGGAGCGGAGCTCGACGGCGTCATGACCTTCCGTACGCTCGCCGACAGCAAGCGGCTGCGCGGACTTCTGGACGGCGGGGGCATGCGGGTGGTCATGGTCGGCTCAGGGTGGATCGGCATGGAACTCGCCGCGGCCGCACGCAGTTACGGGAACGACGTGACCCTGCTGGGCCTGGAGGACATCCCGCTCAGTGCCGCCATCGGCCCTGAGCTGGGCAGCTTCTTCCGCACATTGCATGAGGCACACGGCGTCCGGTTCCGGCTGCCGGCCAGCGCCGCCGGAATCACCGGCAAGGACGGGCGCGCGACGGCGGTGGTCACCAACACGGGCGAGTCGCTGCCCGCCGATGTGGTGGTGGTGGCCGTGGGCGTGGTTCCCGATACGACGCTCGCCGAGGCGGCCGGCCTCGAACTCAGGAACGGGGTCCTGGTGGACGCCTCGCTGCGGACCAGCGCGGCCGATGTCTTCGCGGCCGGTGATGTCGCCAATGCCCTGCATCCATTCACGGGCGAGCACCACCGCAGCGAGCACTGGTCCAATGCCCTCAACGGGGGCAAGGTGGCCGCGAAGGCCATGCTGGGCCAGCCCGCCGCGCTGGATGTGGTCCCCTACTTCTATACGGACCAGTTCACCGCCAGCATGGAGTACTCAGGATTCCCCACCCTGGCCACCGGAATCACGCCCGTGCTGCGCGGCTCGCTTGAGGAGGGCAGCTTCATCGCCTACTGGCTCAAGGATGGCGCCGTGGTAGCGGGCATGAGCGTGAACCAGAAGCGCGTCCAGAAGCACATCAAGGCACTCATTTCCGGCAGGATCCCGGTGGATGCCGGGAAGCTCAGCGATCCAGGCGTGCCGCTGGAGGAGTTGCTTCCGGCGGTGTGA
- a CDS encoding tRNA (cytidine(34)-2'-O)-methyltransferase: protein MFRILFHTPEIPGNTGNAIRLAAITGAQLHLVEPLGFDFSDAKLRRAGLDYHDLAVVTVHKDIDAAWAALQPERVFAFTSDGETSYTDIAYREGDVLLFGPESVGLPEWLKQDPHVTARVRLPMRPSLRSLNLANAASIAVFEAWRQNGFAGAQV, encoded by the coding sequence GTGTTCCGCATCCTCTTCCACACTCCTGAAATCCCGGGCAATACGGGCAACGCCATCCGCCTCGCTGCCATCACGGGCGCCCAGCTCCACTTGGTGGAGCCGCTCGGTTTCGACTTTTCTGACGCCAAGCTGCGCCGCGCGGGGCTCGACTACCACGACCTCGCCGTGGTCACGGTCCACAAGGACATCGACGCCGCGTGGGCGGCCCTGCAGCCGGAGCGCGTCTTCGCTTTCACCTCTGACGGCGAAACCTCCTACACGGATATCGCATACCGGGAAGGAGACGTGCTGCTGTTCGGGCCGGAGTCCGTGGGACTGCCGGAATGGCTCAAGCAGGACCCTCACGTCACGGCCCGCGTGCGGCTGCCGATGCGCCCCTCGCTGCGATCCCTGAACCTGGCCAACGCTGCCTCCATCGCCGTGTTCGAAGCCTGGCGCCAGAACGGCTTCGCCGGCGCGCAGGTCTAA
- a CDS encoding J domain-containing protein, with protein sequence MAEGSSSHYQVLRIPVTATEKEIKVAYRKAARKAHPDHGGDPAMFRLVTLAYETLIDPKRRADYDRSYASGASGRGPSRPGDYGGPPAPGAGTATGVKRPNAPRNTAGDPPVYVPSFDDPHEVPLLSKDEARMQVHGMPRKRGIFGADARIQREMRTVQLISRQILPAIPAARLINGLRSPSDNSHIDHAVLSGYRLALVGSMLLPKGAYAWDGTSLRHGGRSVAPPQLGLIVRHMQDIFPELNVTGWVVLHSPDGNLHEPVIDQYGRGQSPIEAVQVVNGAGLARGLKQFLSSGPAPNTVVVPVLARLLRGMH encoded by the coding sequence TTGGCCGAGGGCAGCAGCTCGCACTACCAGGTCCTCCGCATCCCCGTCACGGCGACGGAGAAGGAGATCAAGGTGGCCTACCGGAAGGCTGCGCGGAAGGCGCATCCGGACCATGGCGGCGACCCGGCAATGTTCCGCTTGGTGACCCTGGCCTACGAAACGCTCATCGACCCCAAGAGGCGCGCCGACTACGACCGAAGTTATGCCAGCGGCGCCTCGGGCCGAGGTCCGTCCCGTCCTGGCGACTATGGCGGCCCGCCCGCTCCCGGTGCCGGAACCGCAACGGGGGTGAAGCGGCCCAACGCGCCGCGGAACACCGCCGGTGATCCGCCCGTCTACGTCCCGTCCTTCGACGACCCGCACGAGGTGCCGCTGCTGTCCAAGGACGAGGCCAGGATGCAGGTCCACGGCATGCCCCGCAAACGCGGCATCTTCGGCGCCGATGCCCGGATCCAGCGGGAAATGCGCACGGTCCAGCTCATCAGCCGCCAGATCCTGCCGGCCATCCCCGCGGCGCGTCTCATCAACGGCCTCCGTTCCCCTTCGGACAACAGCCACATCGACCACGCCGTGCTGTCCGGCTACCGCCTGGCCCTGGTCGGTTCCATGCTCCTGCCCAAAGGCGCCTACGCCTGGGACGGCACCTCGCTGAGGCACGGAGGACGCTCCGTGGCCCCGCCGCAGCTGGGCCTCATCGTGCGGCACATGCAGGACATTTTCCCCGAGCTCAACGTGACCGGCTGGGTGGTGCTGCACAGCCCGGACGGCAACCTGCACGAGCCCGTGATCGACCAGTACGGCCGCGGCCAGTCCCCAATTGAGGCCGTGCAGGTTGTCAACGGAGCGGGCCTGGCCAGGGGCCTGAAGCAGTTCCTCAGCTCGGGCCCGGCCCCGAACACCGTAGTGGTGCCCGTCCTGGCGCGGCTGCTGCGCGGCATGCACTAG
- the mnmA gene encoding tRNA 2-thiouridine(34) synthase MnmA: protein MSGGVDSAVAAARAVEAGHDVVGVHLALSRMPGTLRTGSRGCCTIEDSRDAWRACDVLGIPYYVWDFSERFKEDVVQDFIDEYAAGRTPNPCMRCNERIKFAALLEKAIALGFDAVCTGHYAKVITDADGNPELHRAADWAKDQSYVLGVLTHEQLKHSMFPLAETPSKAEVRAEAERRGLSVANKPDSHDICFIPDGDTAGWLAEKIDMTTGDIVDETGAKVGEHPGANAFTVGQRRGLKLGTPAADGKPRFVLEIRPKENKVVVGPQALLAIDEIRGIKVSWAGLPIAEVASGEEFDCHAQVRAHGDPVPARARVELVADDSGVEREGLLVTLVDPLRGVAPGQTIVLYQGSRVLGQATIDAARSLQRAEL from the coding sequence ATGAGCGGCGGAGTCGACTCCGCCGTAGCCGCCGCCCGCGCCGTCGAAGCGGGACACGACGTGGTCGGTGTCCACTTGGCGCTCTCCCGCATGCCGGGCACGCTGCGCACCGGAAGCCGGGGCTGCTGCACCATCGAAGACTCCCGTGACGCCTGGCGTGCCTGCGATGTCCTGGGCATCCCGTACTACGTGTGGGACTTCTCCGAGCGCTTCAAGGAAGACGTCGTCCAGGACTTCATCGACGAGTACGCTGCCGGCCGCACGCCGAACCCGTGCATGCGCTGCAACGAGCGGATCAAGTTCGCCGCCCTGCTGGAGAAGGCCATTGCCTTGGGCTTCGACGCTGTCTGCACCGGCCACTACGCCAAGGTCATCACCGACGCCGACGGCAACCCGGAACTGCACCGCGCCGCGGACTGGGCCAAGGACCAGAGCTACGTGCTGGGCGTCCTGACGCACGAACAGCTCAAGCACTCCATGTTCCCCCTGGCCGAGACCCCGTCCAAGGCCGAGGTCCGGGCCGAGGCCGAACGCCGCGGCCTGTCCGTGGCCAACAAGCCGGACAGCCATGACATCTGCTTCATCCCCGACGGCGACACGGCCGGATGGCTGGCCGAGAAGATCGACATGACCACCGGCGACATCGTGGACGAGACCGGGGCCAAAGTGGGCGAGCACCCCGGCGCCAACGCCTTCACCGTGGGGCAGCGCCGCGGCCTGAAGCTCGGAACACCGGCCGCCGATGGCAAGCCGCGCTTCGTCCTGGAAATCCGGCCCAAGGAAAACAAGGTCGTGGTGGGGCCCCAGGCACTGCTGGCCATCGACGAAATCCGCGGCATCAAGGTCTCCTGGGCCGGGCTGCCCATCGCGGAGGTCGCGAGCGGCGAGGAGTTCGACTGCCACGCCCAGGTCCGCGCGCACGGCGACCCCGTGCCTGCCCGTGCACGGGTGGAGCTTGTCGCCGACGATTCCGGCGTGGAGCGCGAGGGGCTTCTGGTGACCTTGGTTGACCCGCTCCGCGGCGTCGCCCCGGGCCAGACGATCGTCCTGTACCAGGGCAGCCGCGTCCTGGGGCAGGCAACCATCGACGCCGCCCGTTCCCTCCAGCGCGCCGAACTCTAA
- a CDS encoding caspase family protein: MSKAALCVGINKFKFLPQSSWLQGCVNDAEDLAALLEAKYGFAGGDITVLRDAKATKKAVMAELNKIMDLAVAGKTEHVVFTFSSHGTQVPDTSGDEADRLDEAFACYDINNTGDAWDPATVISDDELFTLFSRLPDGVLMDVVLDTCHSGTGLKSLDLLPGRRPRFLPAPTARAVIASENNDTRVLRDLVKSGKTAKPVLMAACRSDQTAADALIEGRYNGAFTYHFVKSLQSDGTVGRADVLKLVSKGLKAGGFDQVAQLEGTTAARKAAWGS; this comes from the coding sequence ATGAGCAAGGCAGCCCTCTGTGTAGGGATCAACAAATTCAAGTTCTTGCCACAATCGAGTTGGCTGCAGGGGTGCGTGAATGACGCCGAAGACCTTGCCGCCCTCCTGGAAGCAAAGTATGGCTTCGCGGGCGGGGACATCACCGTCCTGCGTGACGCGAAGGCCACCAAGAAGGCCGTCATGGCCGAACTCAACAAAATCATGGACCTGGCCGTCGCAGGCAAAACCGAGCACGTCGTTTTCACGTTCTCGAGCCACGGCACCCAGGTCCCGGACACCAGCGGGGATGAGGCAGACCGGCTGGACGAAGCCTTCGCCTGCTACGACATCAACAACACCGGCGATGCCTGGGATCCGGCCACCGTGATTTCGGACGACGAGCTGTTCACCCTCTTCTCGCGGCTGCCCGACGGCGTGCTCATGGACGTGGTCCTGGACACCTGCCACAGCGGAACCGGCCTGAAGTCGCTGGATCTCCTGCCGGGCCGGCGCCCAAGATTCCTGCCGGCCCCCACGGCCAGGGCCGTGATTGCGAGCGAGAACAACGACACACGGGTCCTGCGCGACCTGGTCAAGTCCGGCAAGACGGCCAAGCCCGTGCTCATGGCGGCGTGCCGCTCCGACCAGACAGCGGCGGATGCGCTCATCGAGGGGCGCTACAACGGCGCCTTCACCTACCACTTCGTGAAGTCGCTGCAGAGCGACGGCACCGTGGGCCGCGCCGACGTCCTGAAGCTCGTCAGCAAGGGCCTCAAGGCCGGCGGCTTCGACCAGGTGGCCCAGCTGGAGGGCACCACCGCGGCACGCAAGGCTGCCTGGGGCAGCTAA